A window from Exiguobacterium marinum DSM 16307 encodes these proteins:
- the nusB gene encoding transcription antitermination factor NusB, with the protein MKRHEAREKAIQTLFQIEVSKLEVDEAIEFALDGEESDPFYEQLVTGTLEHIEDIDVLLVENLKNWRLDRLGNVERTILRMATYELLYVETIPENVTINEAVELAKSFADEEAGKLVNGVLGNIIKED; encoded by the coding sequence ATGAAACGTCATGAAGCACGAGAGAAAGCGATTCAAACGCTTTTTCAAATCGAAGTATCAAAATTAGAGGTAGATGAAGCAATCGAATTCGCATTGGATGGAGAAGAATCTGATCCGTTTTACGAACAACTCGTCACAGGGACGCTAGAACATATTGAAGATATCGACGTATTGCTCGTTGAGAACTTAAAAAACTGGCGCTTAGATCGCCTCGGTAACGTCGAGCGTACGATTCTACGAATGGCAACGTATGAATTGTTATATGTCGAAACGATTCCAGAGAACGTCACAATTAACGAAGCGGTCGAACTCGCGAAATCGTTCGCGGATGAAGAGGCTGGTAAACTTGTGAATGGCGTACTCGGCAATATCATTAAAGAAGACTAA
- the folD gene encoding bifunctional methylenetetrahydrofolate dehydrogenase/methenyltetrahydrofolate cyclohydrolase FolD — protein sequence MAVVIDGKQVAASYRATLKERVTELRARGIVPKLKVVLIGDDPASHSYVRGKERAAEEIGIDSQVLRFDETISETELLDLIDLMNEDEEVHGILVQLPLPKHIDESRVIMRISPKKDVDGFHPENVGKMMLGLDTLLPCTPHGILHLAKTQTEISGKHVVVVGRSQIVGKPVGMLFLNESATVTYCHSKTADLGAMTRQADILIVAVGRASLVTADMVKPGAVVIDVGVNRVEGRLVGDVDYAAVKEKASAITPVPGGVGPMTITMLMHNTIEVASRG from the coding sequence ATGGCAGTAGTGATCGACGGGAAACAAGTGGCAGCATCATATCGAGCAACGTTAAAAGAGCGTGTAACGGAACTTCGTGCACGCGGCATCGTACCGAAATTGAAAGTAGTGTTGATTGGGGATGACCCAGCAAGTCATAGCTATGTACGCGGGAAGGAACGGGCGGCAGAGGAAATCGGAATCGATTCTCAAGTGCTCCGTTTTGATGAAACAATTAGCGAAACAGAATTGCTCGACTTGATTGACTTGATGAATGAGGATGAGGAAGTCCATGGTATTCTCGTGCAGCTCCCTTTACCGAAACACATCGACGAGTCGCGAGTCATCATGCGCATCTCTCCTAAAAAGGATGTAGACGGATTCCATCCCGAGAACGTCGGGAAGATGATGCTCGGTCTAGACACATTGCTTCCATGTACGCCTCACGGCATCTTACATCTCGCGAAGACACAAACCGAGATTTCCGGAAAACACGTTGTCGTCGTCGGTCGCAGTCAAATCGTCGGCAAACCGGTCGGGATGTTGTTCTTGAATGAATCTGCTACGGTCACATATTGTCACTCAAAAACGGCTGATCTCGGTGCGATGACGCGGCAGGCCGATATTTTGATTGTCGCGGTAGGGCGCGCAAGTCTCGTCACTGCAGATATGGTCAAACCAGGGGCAGTCGTCATCGATGTCGGTGTCAACCGGGTGGAAGGTCGCCTCGTCGGGGACGTGGATTACGCGGCCGTGAAAGAAAAAGCGAGTGCGATCACGCCTGTTCCAGGTGGTGTCGGTCCGATGACCATTACGATGCTCATGCATAATACGATCGAGGTTGCATCACGTGGCTAA
- the xseA gene encoding exodeoxyribonuclease VII large subunit, protein MANPLPVSEVVRYVKRQLDDDIVLRQVAVIGEISNFKRYSSGHCYFTLKDDASRMKAVMFSRDAKQLQFEPKDGMKVIAVSRVTMYEATGDVQLYVELMRQDGVGLLFERYEARKRELEEKGWFDSERKQALPTFPERIGIVTSPKGAALHDIATTLRRRAPHVAITFAPVAVQGEMAAPQVASAIQWMNERTDCDVLIVGRGGGSIEELWAFNEDVVVEAIYSSTIPIISAVGHETDYTLSDFVADVRAATPTAAAELATAMIDAQRKDVERLHVHLHKSVSNQLDDLRSRVNRMVNSYGLRSPRYTISQKRERFAQSEIRLEQGMRRHLTQATHQLHQVSQQLDLKRFSKTLTQQGEEVNQMTARLRRTKPLEQSKQQFAQQVGRLHSVSPLAVLSRGYAFIEQDGAYVQNVKQLRDGDISIRFRDGHAVAEVKERVVGDKKRTDV, encoded by the coding sequence GTGGCTAACCCCCTTCCGGTTTCAGAGGTCGTTCGGTATGTGAAGCGACAACTCGATGATGATATAGTGCTTCGACAAGTCGCAGTCATCGGTGAAATCTCAAATTTTAAACGATATTCCTCAGGTCATTGTTATTTCACGTTGAAGGATGACGCGTCTCGTATGAAAGCCGTCATGTTTTCTCGTGATGCCAAACAACTTCAATTTGAACCGAAAGACGGGATGAAAGTTATCGCTGTCTCGAGAGTGACAATGTATGAGGCGACGGGTGATGTTCAGCTGTATGTCGAATTGATGCGTCAAGATGGCGTTGGTCTGTTGTTTGAGCGGTATGAGGCGAGAAAGCGTGAACTCGAGGAAAAGGGTTGGTTCGATTCGGAAAGAAAGCAAGCACTACCCACATTTCCAGAACGAATCGGGATTGTGACGTCTCCTAAAGGTGCTGCACTCCACGATATCGCGACAACCCTTCGACGTCGTGCGCCTCATGTGGCCATTACGTTCGCCCCGGTTGCCGTGCAAGGTGAGATGGCAGCCCCGCAAGTTGCATCTGCCATTCAATGGATGAATGAGCGCACTGATTGTGATGTACTGATTGTCGGACGAGGTGGCGGTTCCATCGAAGAACTGTGGGCATTTAATGAGGATGTTGTGGTGGAGGCGATTTATTCGTCCACGATTCCGATCATTTCTGCTGTCGGTCATGAAACGGACTATACACTTTCCGACTTTGTCGCAGATGTAAGAGCAGCTACTCCAACGGCTGCAGCAGAACTCGCTACAGCAATGATTGATGCGCAACGTAAAGATGTGGAGCGCCTTCACGTGCATTTGCACAAATCGGTTTCGAACCAACTCGATGATCTGCGGAGCAGAGTCAATCGAATGGTCAACAGCTATGGGTTAAGATCGCCGCGTTATACCATTTCACAAAAACGTGAACGATTCGCACAATCTGAAATCCGACTCGAACAAGGGATGAGACGTCATCTAACCCAAGCCACGCATCAACTTCATCAAGTCTCACAACAGCTTGATTTGAAACGGTTTTCAAAAACGTTGACACAGCAGGGTGAAGAGGTCAATCAAATGACCGCTCGACTCCGTCGTACAAAACCGTTAGAACAGTCAAAACAACAGTTTGCCCAACAGGTGGGACGACTGCATTCGGTCAGCCCGCTTGCTGTCTTATCACGTGGCTATGCGTTCATTGAGCAAGACGGTGCATATGTGCAAAATGTGAAACAATTACGCGATGGAGACATCTCGATTCGTTTTCGGGACGGTCATGCAGTCGCTGAAGTGAAGGAGAGGGTTGTCGGTGACAAAAAAAGAACAGACGTTTGA
- the xseB gene encoding exodeoxyribonuclease VII small subunit: MTKKEQTFEAALERLEQIVAQLETGDVPLEEAMTLYEEGVRLSALCQTKLSAAEKKMDEILELDGTLREKGGPS; this comes from the coding sequence GTGACAAAAAAAGAACAGACGTTTGAAGCCGCGCTAGAGCGACTCGAACAGATCGTCGCTCAGCTCGAAACCGGTGATGTGCCGCTAGAGGAAGCCATGACGCTCTATGAAGAAGGTGTCCGCTTGTCTGCTTTGTGTCAGACAAAACTCTCGGCAGCCGAGAAAAAGATGGACGAAATCTTGGAACTCGATGGTACCCTTCGTGAAAAAGGAGGCCCCTCATGA
- a CDS encoding polyprenyl synthetase family protein produces MNRTDDLKKWKLAVEETMQELIESSDMPTRLRDAMSYSLEAGGKRIRPALVYAVLETYGIAIERGREVASTLEMVHTYSLIHDDLPAMDDDDLRRGRLTNHRQFDEATAILAGDALLTDAFRILSEANLPAEAIVEIIRAFGLAAGSAGMVGGQLDDMLAEKRDDVTLQELQSIHERKTGALLVYALEAGSILAGVSKEDRLQLKQFGRHLGIAFQIQDDILDVIGDEQAIGKRVGSDEENEKTTYPKLLGLDGAKRALDAEVDAATFAIQSLSVQAPLLVDLLTFVVKRNY; encoded by the coding sequence ATGAATCGTACCGATGATTTGAAGAAGTGGAAGTTGGCTGTTGAAGAAACGATGCAGGAACTTATCGAATCAAGTGACATGCCGACTAGACTCCGTGATGCGATGTCGTATTCATTAGAGGCGGGAGGGAAGCGAATCCGTCCTGCGCTCGTTTATGCAGTTCTTGAAACGTATGGCATTGCAATCGAGCGCGGGCGGGAAGTCGCTTCGACACTCGAGATGGTTCATACATACTCACTCATTCATGACGACTTGCCAGCAATGGATGATGATGACCTTCGGCGCGGCCGTCTGACGAACCATCGTCAGTTTGATGAGGCGACTGCCATTTTGGCGGGGGACGCGCTATTAACCGATGCGTTTCGCATCCTTTCGGAAGCGAACCTCCCTGCGGAAGCGATCGTCGAGATTATTCGCGCTTTCGGACTTGCCGCCGGAAGTGCGGGCATGGTCGGTGGACAATTAGATGATATGCTCGCTGAAAAGCGGGATGATGTCACGCTTCAGGAACTTCAGTCGATTCATGAACGGAAGACGGGAGCACTTCTCGTCTATGCGCTTGAAGCAGGTAGCATTCTTGCAGGTGTGTCTAAAGAAGACCGGCTTCAACTCAAACAGTTCGGCCGCCATCTAGGTATTGCCTTTCAGATTCAAGATGATATTTTAGATGTCATCGGGGACGAACAGGCAATCGGGAAACGCGTCGGCTCGGATGAAGAGAATGAAAAAACGACTTATCCGAAATTACTCGGACTAGATGGGGCGAAGCGTGCACTTGATGCAGAGGTAGATGCGGCGACCTTTGCAATCCAGTCACTTTCGGTTCAAGCACCGTTACTTGTTGACCTGTTGACGTTTGTAGTGAAACGAAATTATTGA
- the dxs gene encoding 1-deoxy-D-xylulose-5-phosphate synthase, whose product MDLTSIQDPSFLKRLSVTELESLGSDIRRFLIEKLAVTGGHLAPNLGVVELTLALHRVFDSPKDQLVWDVGHQAYVHKILTGRTDQFDTLRQYNGLCGFPKRCESEHDVWETGHSSTSLSAAMGIAIANELKGRANDRAIAIIGDGALTGGMALEALNHIGAEKQNVIVILNDNEMSIAPNVGAMHNMLGRIRASRKLKHAREEMESIIKHIPLVGNSLERSGERVKDLLKSALIPGTFFEELGFTYFGPTDGHDLKDLLETLEYAKKIDGPVLVHVITKKGKGYRPAELDGIGTWHGLGPYKIESGEVIKGKPKGPSYSKVVAETITKVAESDERVTLITPAMSVGSKLDCFTKKFPERMFDVGIAEQHAVTLAGGQATQGLKPVVSIYSTFFQRAYDQLVHDICRQNLNVVFTIDRSGLVGADGETHQGVFDIAFMRHVPNIRILMAKDEEELQRLVYSALRYDGGPIAIRFPRGEGIGVPMSDTLQEISLDDWEVEAEGTDVAILTFGPQVQDALEVRSLLEGTLSVRVINCRTIKPLDEAMLASLYAEGIPLVTLEEAALAGGFGSSVLEHANEAGTFPRIQRLGIPDRYIEHGGVNQLLEEIGLRPTQMAESIERFVMETNRQNV is encoded by the coding sequence ATGGACTTGACATCCATTCAAGACCCGTCATTCCTGAAAAGGTTGTCTGTAACCGAACTCGAATCCCTCGGTTCTGACATTAGACGGTTCTTGATTGAAAAATTGGCAGTGACGGGAGGGCATTTGGCGCCAAACTTAGGTGTTGTAGAGTTGACGCTTGCCTTGCACCGTGTATTTGACAGTCCGAAAGACCAACTTGTATGGGACGTCGGTCATCAGGCGTACGTTCATAAAATTTTGACAGGACGTACGGATCAGTTTGATACCCTGCGACAGTACAATGGATTATGCGGTTTCCCGAAACGTTGTGAGAGCGAACATGACGTTTGGGAAACAGGCCATAGTTCGACATCACTTTCGGCAGCGATGGGGATTGCAATCGCAAACGAGTTGAAAGGTCGCGCAAACGATCGTGCCATTGCCATCATCGGGGATGGTGCGCTGACTGGGGGAATGGCACTTGAAGCGCTGAATCACATTGGTGCCGAAAAGCAAAATGTCATCGTCATCCTGAACGACAATGAGATGTCGATTGCACCGAACGTCGGTGCCATGCACAACATGCTCGGACGTATTCGTGCATCACGAAAATTGAAGCATGCACGTGAAGAAATGGAATCCATCATTAAGCACATTCCTCTCGTTGGCAACTCGCTTGAACGAAGTGGGGAACGGGTGAAAGATTTATTGAAGTCTGCACTTATTCCGGGCACTTTCTTTGAAGAACTCGGGTTTACTTACTTCGGCCCGACAGACGGACACGATTTGAAAGATTTGCTCGAGACGCTCGAGTATGCGAAGAAGATCGACGGTCCGGTTCTCGTTCATGTCATCACGAAAAAAGGCAAAGGTTACCGTCCGGCAGAACTAGATGGTATCGGAACGTGGCACGGGCTTGGGCCATATAAGATTGAGTCTGGTGAAGTCATCAAAGGGAAGCCGAAAGGACCAAGTTATTCGAAAGTGGTCGCTGAAACGATTACGAAAGTTGCGGAGTCTGATGAACGGGTCACGTTGATCACGCCGGCAATGAGCGTCGGATCAAAACTTGACTGCTTCACGAAAAAATTCCCGGAACGCATGTTTGATGTCGGGATCGCTGAGCAGCACGCGGTTACGCTCGCTGGTGGACAAGCGACACAAGGATTAAAACCCGTCGTCTCGATTTATTCGACGTTCTTCCAACGTGCGTATGACCAACTCGTCCATGACATTTGTCGTCAAAACCTGAACGTCGTGTTCACGATTGACCGGTCCGGACTTGTAGGGGCGGATGGAGAGACGCACCAAGGTGTGTTTGACATCGCCTTTATGCGTCATGTCCCAAACATTCGCATCTTGATGGCGAAAGACGAAGAAGAGTTGCAACGACTCGTTTATTCTGCTCTTCGTTACGATGGCGGGCCGATTGCGATTCGGTTCCCACGTGGTGAAGGAATCGGTGTTCCGATGAGTGACACGCTTCAGGAGATTTCACTTGATGATTGGGAAGTCGAGGCGGAAGGAACGGATGTCGCGATTTTGACGTTCGGTCCACAAGTTCAAGACGCTCTTGAAGTACGGTCGTTGTTAGAAGGCACGCTCAGCGTTCGGGTCATCAACTGCCGTACGATTAAACCGCTCGATGAGGCCATGCTTGCTTCATTATATGCAGAAGGTATCCCGCTCGTGACACTCGAAGAAGCGGCACTTGCCGGTGGTTTTGGAAGTAGTGTGTTAGAGCATGCGAATGAAGCTGGAACTTTCCCGCGGATTCAACGTCTCGGTATTCCGGATCGCTATATCGAACATGGAGGGGTCAACCAACTCTTAGAAGAGATTGGACTTCGACCTACCCAAATGGCGGAATCGATTGAACGATTCGTCATGGAAACAAATCGACAGAATGTGTGA
- a CDS encoding TlyA family RNA methyltransferase translates to MEKRTKTRLDVLLVERGLAETREKAKRSVMAGLVYSGTERLDKAGDKVFDDIPLEVKGQALPYVGRGGLKLEKALEVFPLDVNGRVGIDIGSSTGGFTDCALQNGASQMYAVDVGYNQLAWKLRSDDRVVVMERMNFRHATADQFPIKPDFATIDVSFISLRLMVPPLKTILKQDGVVMALVKPQFEAGKADVGKKGIVRDRDVHERVASDMVRYFASEGFFVEGLDYSPITGGDGNIEFLLFARYTEVGGVEPSLRVEDVVDAAHTKLKG, encoded by the coding sequence ATGGAAAAAAGAACGAAAACTAGATTAGATGTATTGCTCGTCGAACGTGGACTCGCTGAAACACGAGAAAAGGCGAAGCGGTCTGTCATGGCCGGTCTCGTCTATAGTGGGACCGAACGCCTAGACAAGGCGGGCGATAAAGTGTTTGATGATATCCCTCTCGAAGTGAAGGGACAAGCCCTACCGTATGTCGGCCGGGGGGGCTTGAAGCTCGAGAAAGCGCTCGAAGTATTCCCGCTTGACGTAAACGGACGTGTCGGAATCGACATCGGGTCTTCAACGGGAGGGTTTACTGACTGTGCGCTTCAAAACGGTGCGAGCCAAATGTATGCGGTCGATGTCGGGTACAACCAGCTTGCCTGGAAACTTCGGAGCGATGATCGTGTCGTCGTCATGGAACGGATGAATTTTCGTCATGCGACGGCCGATCAATTCCCGATCAAACCAGACTTTGCGACGATTGATGTCTCGTTCATCTCACTACGCCTTATGGTGCCGCCGCTCAAAACTATTTTAAAGCAGGACGGCGTCGTTATGGCACTCGTTAAACCTCAATTTGAAGCCGGTAAAGCCGACGTCGGGAAAAAAGGGATTGTACGAGACCGTGACGTACATGAGCGTGTGGCGAGCGATATGGTTCGCTATTTTGCATCGGAAGGGTTCTTCGTCGAAGGATTGGATTACTCCCCAATCACGGGTGGAGACGGAAATATTGAATTCCTCTTATTCGCCCGTTATACGGAGGTAGGTGGAGTCGAACCATCCCTACGAGTCGAAGACGTGGTGGATGCGGCACATACCAAACTAAAGGGATAA
- the ahrC gene encoding transcriptional regulator AhrC/ArgR: protein MNKGQRLIKIRDIVTNREIETQDELVDELRRSGYPVTQATVSRDIKELHLVKVPLNDGRYKYSLPADQRFNPYGKMKRILSDSFVSVDSAQNLVVMKVLPGNADAIGVLIDHLSWDELIGTVCGDDTILMIARDEDKAKQIIDRLIGML, encoded by the coding sequence ATGAACAAAGGACAGCGATTGATTAAAATTCGAGACATCGTGACGAATCGTGAAATCGAAACGCAAGATGAACTGGTAGATGAACTACGTCGCTCCGGATATCCGGTCACACAGGCAACTGTGTCTCGGGATATTAAGGAGTTACATTTAGTCAAAGTGCCGTTAAACGACGGACGATATAAATACAGCTTGCCTGCGGATCAGCGCTTTAACCCATACGGTAAAATGAAGCGAATCCTTAGCGACAGCTTCGTCTCGGTCGATTCTGCTCAAAATTTGGTCGTCATGAAAGTGCTTCCGGGAAATGCTGATGCAATCGGCGTCTTAATCGACCATTTGTCATGGGATGAATTGATTGGGACGGTTTGTGGCGACGATACGATTTTAATGATTGCGCGCGATGAAGATAAAGCGAAGCAGATTATCGATCGATTAATCGGAATGTTATGA
- the recN gene encoding DNA repair protein RecN, producing MLAELSIKQFAIIDELNITFNRGMTVLTGETGAGKSILLDAIGLLVGGRGSSEFVRYGQDKAEIEGLFMIEPNHPVIEAANQYGIDVEDGTVILRRDLHSSGKSVCRVNGKMMTLSTLREFGRLLVDIHGQHEHQHLMEAEFHLGILDHFAEKEVGPLLEEYQAAYAAWKKIADELKRLSQSEQELAQRMDLLSFQTKEIEAAELKPGEEQALTEERDELANFERIHQHIRLSYEAVAEDSNGLDQIGVAMREMGEASQLSTSLASVSETISNAYYLLEDAKFQLRDQLDSLEFDPIRLDEIESRLALFQQLKRKYGTTIEEVIAYGERVSEELKSMTNREEHLQTLSDELVRLEKAAKETGIKLSTARKVAAKSLEQAIHRELKELYMEKTAFEVRFRSTSLKQDGLDDVEFYMMTNVGEPFKPLAKVASGGELSRVMLALKSIFSRTVGVASIIFDEVDTGVSGRVAQAMGEKIFRLSVGSQVLCITHLAQVAAMADQHLYITKTETDDRTKTNVDSLNHESRIDELGRMIAGAQMTNLTKQHVEELLEMSQQVKQKFIKGVS from the coding sequence ATGTTAGCAGAACTATCAATCAAACAGTTTGCGATTATCGACGAGTTAAACATTACGTTTAATCGAGGTATGACCGTTCTCACGGGTGAAACGGGTGCCGGTAAATCAATTTTGTTAGATGCGATTGGGTTGCTTGTTGGAGGACGAGGCTCGAGTGAGTTTGTTCGCTACGGTCAGGACAAGGCCGAAATCGAAGGGTTGTTCATGATTGAACCAAATCATCCCGTCATTGAAGCGGCCAATCAATATGGAATTGATGTTGAGGACGGGACTGTCATACTACGTCGAGACTTACATAGTAGTGGAAAAAGTGTCTGTCGGGTGAACGGGAAAATGATGACGCTCTCGACGTTGCGTGAATTCGGGCGACTTCTCGTCGATATTCATGGGCAACATGAGCATCAACATCTGATGGAAGCGGAATTTCACTTAGGAATTCTCGATCACTTTGCCGAGAAGGAAGTAGGCCCTCTATTAGAGGAATATCAAGCAGCATATGCAGCTTGGAAAAAAATCGCCGATGAACTGAAGCGCCTCAGCCAAAGTGAGCAAGAACTCGCGCAGCGGATGGATTTGTTGTCGTTCCAAACAAAAGAGATCGAGGCGGCAGAATTAAAGCCGGGTGAAGAACAGGCGCTGACGGAAGAGCGTGATGAATTAGCCAACTTTGAGCGCATCCATCAACATATCCGTCTTTCTTATGAGGCGGTTGCCGAGGACTCGAACGGACTTGACCAAATTGGCGTTGCGATGCGTGAAATGGGCGAGGCATCACAGCTTTCCACCTCTCTTGCTTCTGTATCCGAGACAATCTCCAACGCATACTATCTGCTAGAAGACGCGAAATTTCAATTGCGCGATCAATTAGATTCGCTAGAGTTTGATCCGATTCGATTGGATGAGATCGAGTCGAGATTAGCCCTTTTCCAGCAGCTAAAACGAAAGTATGGAACGACAATCGAAGAAGTCATCGCATATGGGGAACGAGTTTCCGAGGAACTTAAATCGATGACGAATCGAGAAGAACATTTGCAGACGTTGTCAGATGAGCTTGTTCGATTAGAGAAGGCTGCAAAAGAGACTGGAATAAAACTGTCTACAGCCCGCAAAGTTGCAGCAAAGTCGCTGGAGCAGGCGATACATCGTGAATTAAAAGAACTGTACATGGAAAAAACAGCATTTGAAGTTCGTTTCCGCTCAACGTCTCTAAAACAAGACGGATTAGATGATGTAGAGTTTTACATGATGACAAATGTCGGTGAACCGTTTAAACCGCTTGCGAAAGTCGCTTCAGGCGGTGAGCTTTCCCGCGTCATGCTCGCACTCAAGTCCATCTTTTCGAGAACCGTCGGAGTGGCCTCGATTATTTTTGATGAAGTCGATACAGGTGTATCCGGCCGTGTCGCCCAAGCGATGGGGGAGAAGATTTTCCGTCTATCTGTCGGGTCACAGGTGCTGTGTATCACTCACTTGGCACAAGTCGCCGCGATGGCAGATCAACACCTTTACATTACGAAAACAGAAACGGATGACCGAACGAAAACGAATGTCGATTCTCTCAATCATGAGAGCCGAATCGACGAATTGGGTCGAATGATTGCTGGAGCTCAAATGACGAACTTGACGAAACAACACGTTGAAGAGTTACTTGAGATGTCACAGCAAGTAAAACAGAAGTTCATCAAAGGAGTGTCATAA
- the spo0A gene encoding sporulation transcription factor Spo0A: protein MITLCIADDNREIVDLLSRQLESEPDLRVVGTAHDGETCLDVVKTHQPDVLLLDIIMPHLDGIGVLQRLNEEFGDEKPEVIMLSAFGKDEVTKQAVQLGASYFLVKPFNIQQLLTKIRELSDGTNREFEGMTPEEIEISLLLQQMGISPRIKGFKYIRQAVIYVRERQDLLGLITKELYPMVAKEHETTSSRVERAMRHAIKTAWGNGMQDHEMFEGRPERERSPKNSEFISYFVTYLSFKNN, encoded by the coding sequence GTGATTACATTATGTATTGCGGACGACAATCGAGAAATCGTCGATTTGTTGAGCCGACAACTAGAATCTGAGCCTGATCTTCGTGTCGTGGGAACGGCGCACGATGGTGAAACGTGCTTGGATGTCGTCAAGACACACCAACCGGATGTACTCTTACTCGATATTATCATGCCGCATTTGGATGGAATTGGAGTATTGCAACGTCTTAATGAAGAGTTCGGTGACGAGAAGCCGGAAGTGATCATGCTCAGTGCGTTCGGGAAAGATGAAGTGACGAAACAAGCGGTTCAACTCGGTGCCTCTTATTTTCTCGTCAAGCCATTCAATATCCAACAGTTGTTAACGAAGATTCGAGAATTGTCGGATGGGACGAATCGGGAGTTTGAAGGGATGACACCCGAAGAGATCGAGATTTCACTCTTACTGCAACAAATGGGCATTTCTCCACGAATCAAAGGATTCAAGTACATCCGTCAAGCGGTCATCTATGTGAGGGAGCGTCAAGACTTGCTCGGTCTAATCACGAAAGAGTTATATCCAATGGTTGCGAAAGAACATGAGACGACTTCGTCGCGTGTGGAGCGGGCTATGCGCCACGCGATTAAGACGGCTTGGGGTAACGGGATGCAGGACCATGAAATGTTTGAAGGACGACCGGAGCGTGAGCGAAGCCCGAAAAACTCGGAGTTCATCTCTTACTTCGTCACGTATTTATCGTTTAAGAACAATTAA
- a CDS encoding DUF2627 family protein gives MRFIALLILIIPGLLGVYGIKLLRDSFFLKTSTPFTWIDSLAAASMLQGTFGLLLAMGGIGFVAGYIFNRDKKSGKVQRFDS, from the coding sequence ATGCGTTTCATCGCACTTCTAATCTTAATCATCCCCGGACTACTAGGTGTCTACGGAATAAAATTGCTCCGCGACAGCTTCTTTTTGAAGACGAGCACACCCTTCACATGGATTGATTCACTCGCTGCCGCCTCTATGTTGCAGGGGACCTTTGGACTTCTGCTCGCCATGGGTGGGATCGGATTTGTAGCTGGCTATATTTTTAACCGCGACAAGAAATCAGGAAAAGTTCAACGATTCGACTCATAA